One window of Dyadobacter sandarakinus genomic DNA carries:
- the cobA gene encoding uroporphyrinogen-III C-methyltransferase, producing the protein MKLTLIGAGPGDPDLITLKGIKALQKARVVLYDSLAHPSLLEYCPDDCVKVLVGKRFGKTSCGQDEINALIVTFAQSHGEVVRLKGGDSFIFGRGYEELMYAARYGIATEVIPGISSSYAVPAYAGIPLTSRGVSESFWVITGTTKAHELSKDLYLAAQSSATVVVLMGLHKLNEIVAMYSGLGKLDEPISIIQNGTLENQKVVTGKISNIVPLSKVSEMSSPAIMVIGKVAALPDLSYDQVMDMMQKNDNVSNNW; encoded by the coding sequence ATGAAACTCACATTGATAGGCGCCGGCCCCGGTGATCCTGACCTCATTACCTTAAAAGGAATCAAGGCACTGCAGAAAGCCCGCGTGGTGCTGTACGACTCTCTCGCACATCCCTCCCTGCTTGAATACTGCCCTGATGATTGCGTGAAGGTGCTTGTCGGAAAAAGATTTGGCAAGACCAGCTGCGGCCAGGATGAAATCAATGCATTGATCGTGACTTTTGCTCAATCCCACGGAGAAGTGGTCCGGCTCAAAGGCGGCGACTCCTTTATTTTCGGACGGGGATATGAGGAACTGATGTATGCAGCCCGGTACGGCATAGCCACAGAGGTGATTCCCGGCATATCCAGCAGCTACGCAGTACCTGCCTACGCCGGCATTCCGCTTACTTCTCGGGGAGTCAGTGAAAGTTTCTGGGTAATTACGGGTACTACCAAGGCACACGAGCTATCCAAGGACCTTTACCTCGCAGCCCAGTCTTCGGCCACGGTAGTGGTACTGATGGGTCTGCATAAGCTAAACGAAATTGTAGCTATGTACTCCGGCCTGGGTAAGCTCGACGAGCCCATTTCCATTATACAAAATGGCACGCTTGAAAACCAGAAAGTGGTAACGGGCAAAATCAGCAACATCGTACCGCTCAGCAAAGTGAGCGAGATGAGCTCACCGGCTATTATGGTGATCGGCAAAGTAGCCGCCCTCCCCGACCTGTCGTACGATCAGGTCATGGATATGATGCAGAAGAATGACAATGTTTCCAATAACTGGTGA
- the cysD gene encoding sulfate adenylyltransferase subunit CysD, protein MSISVTEASGLLNSDALQSRRTPDYLDQLEAEAIYIMREVAGQFERPALLFSGGKDSITLVHLAQKAFAPGKIPFPLVHVDTGHNFAEAISYRDNLAETTGARLIVRFVEDTIKAKGLKEQTGKNASRNWLQTYTLLDTIEEFEFDACIGGARRDEEKARAKERIFSFRDEFGQWDPKRQRPELWNLFNGRIQKGENVRVFPISNWTELDVWNYLKRENITLPSIYFAHQREMILRDGKLLYNTPVIEKDSEDQIVTRQVRFRTVGDMTCTAAVESDAFTLDEVIAEIAVSRISERGETRIDDQQTEAAMEDRKKGGYF, encoded by the coding sequence ATGTCTATTTCAGTTACAGAGGCCTCCGGATTGTTAAATTCCGATGCGCTTCAAAGCCGTAGAACTCCGGATTACCTGGATCAGCTTGAAGCTGAGGCCATTTATATCATGCGGGAGGTTGCAGGGCAGTTTGAGCGCCCGGCGCTTTTGTTTTCAGGAGGAAAAGACTCTATAACCCTCGTCCACCTGGCTCAGAAAGCCTTTGCTCCCGGAAAAATCCCTTTTCCGCTGGTGCACGTGGATACAGGCCACAACTTCGCCGAAGCGATCAGCTACCGCGACAACCTGGCCGAGACAACCGGAGCAAGGTTGATCGTGCGGTTTGTGGAAGACACCATCAAAGCCAAAGGGCTGAAAGAGCAAACAGGTAAAAATGCAAGTCGTAACTGGCTGCAGACTTACACTTTGCTGGACACGATTGAAGAATTTGAGTTTGATGCCTGCATTGGCGGAGCCCGCCGGGATGAAGAAAAAGCACGTGCAAAGGAGCGCATCTTCTCATTCCGCGATGAATTTGGCCAGTGGGATCCGAAACGCCAGCGGCCCGAGCTCTGGAACCTTTTCAACGGACGCATCCAGAAAGGCGAAAACGTGCGCGTTTTCCCGATCTCCAACTGGACCGAACTGGATGTCTGGAATTATCTGAAAAGAGAAAATATCACACTCCCGTCAATCTATTTTGCACATCAGCGCGAAATGATCCTGAGAGACGGAAAGCTTCTTTACAATACCCCGGTCATTGAGAAGGATAGCGAAGACCAGATTGTTACAAGGCAGGTAAGGTTCCGCACGGTGGGTGACATGACGTGTACCGCAGCTGTTGAATCCGATGCTTTTACCCTGGACGAAGTTATTGCTGAGATTGCAGTTTCAAGGATCAGCGAAAGAGGTGAAACCCGCATTGACGACCAGCAGACCGAAGCTGCCATGGAGGATCGGAAAAAGGGAGGGTATTTTTAA
- a CDS encoding sulfite exporter TauE/SafE family protein has product MKEAADISPSSGSNGTSEWESLQVAYIATGNPEEDRRLARLAREKGQAVFLRDLPGESDSRFIPGSTPEPIHIPKTRTPLTWETIQQKVWAATIRKRTRTEVGVNIFSALALMVIGHLLFTFFTYDRLTVLWNELELNEKFFYYVAGGFVAQMIDGALGMAYGVTAATFLLTLGVPPSAVSASVHSSEIFTSGVSGYMHLKFGNVNSKLFKKILFPGVLGAITGAYLLSSLEQYIYIIKPLVAVYTLILGILIIQKALKKRVEKRPIKNIGWLAMAGGTLDSIGGGGWGPIVTSTLIARGRHPKYTIGSVNLAEFFVSLASSVTFISIIGFSHWQVVLGLILGGMVAAPIAANLSRRLPIKTMMIMVGTIVIIVSLRIIYMVLAG; this is encoded by the coding sequence TTGAAGGAAGCGGCGGACATTTCACCCTCATCCGGAAGCAATGGAACGAGCGAATGGGAGTCATTGCAGGTAGCTTACATAGCCACCGGCAACCCTGAGGAAGACCGCCGTTTGGCCCGGCTTGCACGCGAAAAAGGACAGGCAGTTTTTCTGCGCGACCTACCTGGTGAGTCCGACAGCCGTTTTATCCCGGGCAGTACGCCTGAACCCATTCACATCCCCAAAACCAGGACTCCGCTGACCTGGGAAACCATACAGCAGAAGGTCTGGGCAGCCACCATTCGTAAAAGAACACGGACCGAAGTAGGCGTGAACATATTTTCCGCCCTGGCGCTCATGGTCATCGGGCACTTGCTGTTTACCTTTTTCACTTACGACAGGCTCACGGTACTCTGGAACGAGCTCGAACTGAATGAGAAGTTTTTTTACTACGTGGCAGGAGGATTTGTCGCACAGATGATTGATGGTGCACTTGGCATGGCCTACGGTGTGACGGCTGCCACTTTCCTCCTTACACTGGGCGTGCCGCCCTCGGCTGTCAGTGCCAGCGTACACAGTTCCGAGATTTTCACCAGCGGCGTGTCGGGCTATATGCATTTGAAGTTTGGCAATGTAAATAGCAAGCTTTTCAAAAAGATACTTTTTCCCGGCGTGCTGGGTGCAATTACCGGTGCCTACCTGCTTTCATCCCTTGAACAATACATCTACATCATCAAGCCGCTTGTTGCGGTTTACACCCTGATCCTGGGAATTCTTATCATTCAGAAAGCGTTAAAGAAGCGGGTTGAAAAACGTCCCATCAAGAATATCGGCTGGCTTGCGATGGCAGGCGGCACACTGGACTCAATCGGTGGCGGAGGCTGGGGGCCAATTGTTACTTCCACGCTGATTGCCAGGGGGCGGCATCCCAAATACACGATCGGCTCCGTCAACCTTGCGGAGTTTTTTGTGTCGCTGGCGAGTTCGGTAACCTTCATCAGCATCATCGGCTTTTCGCACTGGCAGGTGGTATTGGGACTGATACTCGGTGGAATGGTGGCTGCCCCTATTGCTGCAAACCTGTCGAGGCGGCTGCCTATCAAAACAATGATGATTATGGTAGGTACCATTGTGATCATTGTAAGCCTGAGAATTATTTATATGGTCCTGGCAGGTTAA
- a CDS encoding phosphoadenylyl-sulfate reductase — protein MNETLNSLNAAIEGKSETEGLAILADLFPGEVVFSTSLGYEDQVITDFILKNNLNIQIFTLDTGRLFAETYMTLQKTNNRYDAKIKVYYPQTSAVEELVSTKGPLSFYESIENRKECCYIRKVEPLNRALRGAKIWVTGIRAEQSGNRHDMPQLEWDEAHQLVKFHPILHWSFDEVKQYVKTNGLPYNPLHDKGFVSIGCAPCTRAIMEGEDFRAGRWWWEDESKKECGLHAK, from the coding sequence ATGAACGAAACATTAAATTCACTCAACGCTGCCATTGAAGGCAAAAGCGAGACAGAAGGCCTGGCAATTCTGGCTGACCTGTTTCCCGGAGAAGTGGTATTTTCGACAAGCCTGGGCTATGAAGACCAGGTTATCACCGATTTTATCCTCAAAAACAACCTAAACATCCAGATTTTCACGCTGGATACTGGCCGGCTGTTTGCCGAAACATACATGACTTTGCAGAAGACCAACAACCGGTATGATGCCAAGATCAAGGTTTACTATCCTCAGACAAGTGCCGTAGAAGAACTTGTCAGCACCAAAGGGCCGCTGAGCTTTTACGAATCCATTGAAAACCGCAAGGAATGCTGCTATATCCGCAAGGTAGAGCCGCTGAACCGGGCATTGAGAGGTGCAAAGATCTGGGTTACGGGTATCCGGGCGGAACAGTCGGGCAACCGGCACGATATGCCGCAGCTGGAATGGGACGAAGCGCACCAGCTCGTGAAGTTTCATCCGATCCTCCACTGGTCTTTTGACGAAGTAAAACAATACGTAAAAACCAACGGACTTCCCTACAATCCGCTACATGACAAAGGTTTTGTGAGTATCGGCTGCGCGCCATGCACCAGGGCCATCATGGAGGGAGAAGATTTTCGCGCCGGCAGGTGGTGGTGGGAAGATGAGTCCAAAAAAGAATGCGGTCTGCATGCCAAGTAG
- a CDS encoding trans-sulfuration enzyme family protein, translating into MKKQTKAIRTQTKKSQYREHSTPLFLTSSFTFESAEQGKALFDESEEGNIYSRFSNPSVQEFVDKVCVLEDCEDGVATATGMAAVFASIAGLLKTGDHLIASRSLFGSAHQIITQIVSKWGITHTYLDADASEEAWEAAVQPNTRMIYLETPSNPGLDLVDLEMIGRICKKHNLIFNVDNCFASPALQNPSDFGADLIVHSATKWMDGQGRVLGGVVVGKKQYIKELRFFCRQTGPSMSPFNAWVLSKSLETLNLRMEKHVSNALKLAAALDQHPDVKQVKYPFLESHPQYELAKKQMSGGGAIVTIELEGGFERVSGFMSALKIASLSSNLGDTRTIVTNPNTTTHAKLKPEEKQLLGITEGLIRISVGLEDVDDLIEDFTQAVEVSVKSDILE; encoded by the coding sequence ATGAAAAAGCAAACCAAAGCAATCCGTACCCAGACCAAAAAGTCGCAGTACCGCGAACATTCCACTCCTTTGTTTCTGACTAGCAGCTTCACTTTTGAAAGTGCCGAACAAGGAAAAGCCCTTTTCGACGAGTCGGAAGAAGGTAACATTTACAGCCGTTTTTCCAATCCCAGCGTCCAGGAGTTTGTGGACAAGGTTTGCGTGCTGGAAGACTGTGAGGATGGCGTTGCCACTGCTACGGGTATGGCGGCAGTATTTGCAAGTATCGCCGGTTTGCTGAAAACCGGAGACCATTTGATTGCCAGCCGCTCGCTTTTTGGCTCGGCTCACCAGATCATCACGCAGATCGTCAGCAAGTGGGGCATTACGCACACTTATCTGGATGCTGATGCAAGTGAAGAAGCGTGGGAAGCAGCCGTGCAGCCAAATACGCGTATGATTTACCTCGAAACACCTTCCAATCCCGGCCTCGACCTGGTAGACCTGGAAATGATCGGGCGTATTTGTAAAAAACATAACCTGATCTTCAACGTCGACAACTGCTTTGCATCCCCTGCACTTCAGAATCCGTCGGACTTTGGTGCAGACCTGATTGTACACTCGGCTACCAAATGGATGGACGGGCAGGGCCGAGTACTCGGCGGAGTAGTTGTAGGCAAAAAACAATATATCAAGGAGCTTCGGTTTTTCTGTCGCCAGACCGGACCGTCTATGTCTCCTTTTAATGCCTGGGTACTGAGTAAAAGTCTGGAAACGCTGAATCTGAGAATGGAGAAGCATGTTTCCAATGCATTAAAGCTTGCAGCAGCCCTGGATCAGCATCCTGATGTCAAGCAGGTAAAGTACCCGTTCCTGGAATCGCATCCGCAATATGAACTGGCCAAAAAACAGATGAGCGGTGGCGGCGCCATCGTGACCATTGAGCTGGAAGGTGGCTTTGAGCGTGTATCCGGATTTATGAGTGCATTGAAAATTGCCTCATTGTCGTCTAACCTGGGAGATACCCGCACCATTGTAACCAACCCGAATACCACGACGCACGCCAAACTGAAACCGGAGGAAAAGCAGCTTCTGGGAATAACGGAAGGTTTGATCCGTATTTCGGTCGGTCTTGAAGATGTTGACGACCTGATCGAAGATTTCACCCAGGCGGTCGAGGTGTCCGTGAAAAGTGATATATTGGAGTAA
- a CDS encoding sugar phosphate isomerase/epimerase family protein: MENNHKGSELAPSRRDWLKTSMLGSAALLAGVPAQAAPEAKKKEGKRYPLAVSTYSYWHFQQEKYPIEKVIEHAARLGFDGVEILHRQMENETIPYMNKLKRLAFDNGLSLPLLSIHQSFVQPKAEDRRKDVEHTIKCINLATQMGIPAIRMNTGSWRTVKRDANYYKDGKEPPMEGFTDKDAIRWCIDSMGECLVAAEKAGVVLAIENHWGLSSNIDYLLEIYKPLASSPAMGMNVDTGNFVGDPYPQFERLAPYATIVQAKTYYGGGHFYDLELDYKRIASILRKANFKGYISLEMEGKEDPETAVSKSLKLFREVFS, encoded by the coding sequence ATGGAGAACAACCACAAAGGCTCCGAACTGGCGCCATCGCGGCGCGACTGGCTTAAAACAAGTATGCTGGGCAGTGCGGCACTCCTGGCCGGAGTACCGGCACAGGCAGCTCCGGAAGCAAAGAAAAAGGAGGGCAAACGATATCCTCTGGCCGTGTCTACTTACTCGTACTGGCATTTTCAGCAGGAAAAGTACCCCATCGAAAAGGTCATTGAGCATGCAGCCCGGCTGGGGTTTGACGGTGTCGAAATTTTGCACCGGCAAATGGAAAACGAGACGATCCCCTACATGAACAAGCTGAAAAGGCTTGCATTTGACAACGGACTTTCGCTCCCGCTACTATCTATCCACCAGAGTTTTGTACAACCAAAAGCTGAGGACCGCAGGAAAGATGTTGAACATACGATCAAATGCATTAACCTGGCTACGCAAATGGGTATTCCGGCAATTCGTATGAATACCGGCAGCTGGCGTACCGTGAAGCGCGATGCCAACTACTACAAAGACGGGAAAGAGCCACCGATGGAAGGTTTTACGGATAAGGACGCTATCAGATGGTGCATTGATTCCATGGGTGAATGTCTTGTCGCAGCCGAGAAAGCAGGTGTGGTACTGGCCATTGAAAACCACTGGGGCTTGTCGTCCAACATTGACTATCTGCTGGAAATTTACAAGCCGCTCGCATCGTCGCCGGCGATGGGCATGAACGTGGACACGGGCAACTTTGTAGGTGATCCTTACCCGCAGTTTGAACGCCTGGCGCCATACGCGACGATTGTTCAGGCTAAAACATATTACGGCGGCGGGCATTTTTATGACCTGGAACTGGATTACAAGCGGATTGCCTCCATTTTAAGGAAGGCGAACTTCAAGGGATATATTTCCTTGGAAATGGAAGGCAAGGAAGATCCCGAGACGGCCGTTTCGAAAAGCCTGAAACTGTTCCGGGAGGTTTTTAGCTAG
- a CDS encoding type II toxin-antitoxin system YoeB family toxin, with product MMLCWHPDAWEDYIFWQKTDKAILRKINDLVKDCMRTPTFGIGKPEMLRLNFYRLLVKKNH from the coding sequence ATGATGCTTTGCTGGCATCCTGATGCCTGGGAGGATTATATTTTCTGGCAGAAAACAGATAAGGCCATACTTCGGAAAATCAATGATCTTGTGAAGGATTGTATGAGGACGCCCACATTCGGGATTGGAAAGCCTGAAATGCTGCGCCTGAACTTTTACAGGCTATTGGTCAAGAAGAATCACTGA
- a CDS encoding type II toxin-antitoxin system VapC family toxin has translation MIYVLDTNVILAYFRKNAIRYVIESVFDIYESEAQVILPAIIIGELRSLSIQNGWGKQKITDLEEFVTPFIPFPELTEDIIVRYAEIDAFSQGRLPGKRLELSARNMGKNDLWIAAITSTLNAILITTDRDFDHLHNHFLNVARFDLN, from the coding sequence ATGATATATGTGCTCGACACTAACGTCATTCTGGCCTATTTCAGAAAAAATGCTATTCGCTATGTTATAGAAAGTGTTTTTGATATATATGAATCGGAAGCACAGGTTATTTTACCGGCGATTATTATAGGCGAATTACGGTCCCTGTCCATTCAGAATGGTTGGGGAAAACAAAAAATTACGGATCTGGAAGAATTTGTTACGCCATTTATTCCATTTCCTGAACTAACAGAAGACATCATTGTCCGATACGCTGAGATTGATGCTTTCAGTCAGGGAAGGTTACCGGGTAAGAGACTGGAACTTTCAGCAAGGAATATGGGAAAGAATGATCTGTGGATTGCGGCGATAACAAGTACATTGAATGCCATACTGATCACGACAGACAGGGACTTTGACCATTTGCATAACCATTTCCTGAACGTCGCCCGATTTGATTTGAATTAA
- a CDS encoding HEPN domain-containing protein: MSEIIISDKVSAVAKRDIIDLNQKINAFNTGETPEEAFRKFRLTRGVYGQRQPGVQMIRIKLPYGRITADQLVRIADTSDKYATGNLHATTRQDIQLHFVKLSDSPQLWADLEDAGITLKEACGNTIRNVTASSVAGIDPDEPFDVTPLTHSIFQYFLRNPINQDMGRKFKIAVSSSEKDSALAFIHDVGLIAKMGVNAAGEAVKGYKVLIGGGLGAQPFSAQTAFEFLEEKDVIPFIEALLRVFDRYGERVRRHKARMKFLLNDLGLEEMLARVEEQRVALKNKVFTIPEDLFGTEKAESINYAARPSLTEADILKIAAESIDADKLGIFTKWLRTNTFEQKQKGWYAVQLRVLLGDMHSSTARSLADVVRKYAADDIRVTVNQGYILRFVKGEDLVAIYHELAKLGLAAPGFDSTMDITTCPGTDTCNLAISSSYGITRVLEDVMRDEYPEMIYNQDIKIKISGCMNGCGQHNACNIGFHGSSIKNGKLVLPALQVLLGGGFSGDGVGLIGDKVIKVPTKRGPEALRMLFNDFEANAYDGEYYNQYYLRQTKNYFFQLLKPLADLTTLSDDDYRDWDHDELFKTEIGVGECASVLVDLVATTITEGQEKLNLAKENYESGIWADAIYHAYNVLITGAKGLLMTKDVNLNTQYGIVNDFEANFGHEFRYETPAAFDLPEKAETPFKALAFSINKFEPTQEFATYFIQTAGKFLDFVRTTREAQLVETGEPALQELSFGKDS; encoded by the coding sequence ATGAGCGAGATAATCATTTCTGACAAAGTATCCGCCGTAGCAAAGCGTGATATCATTGATTTGAATCAAAAAATCAATGCATTTAATACGGGAGAAACGCCGGAAGAAGCTTTTCGTAAGTTCCGCCTGACACGCGGTGTTTACGGTCAGCGCCAGCCGGGTGTGCAGATGATCCGAATTAAGCTGCCCTATGGCCGCATTACTGCCGACCAGCTGGTGCGCATTGCGGATACTTCGGACAAATATGCTACCGGGAACCTGCATGCTACCACCCGCCAGGATATTCAGCTGCATTTTGTAAAGCTTTCCGATTCGCCCCAGCTCTGGGCAGATCTTGAAGATGCCGGTATTACCCTGAAAGAAGCTTGCGGAAATACGATCCGTAACGTAACTGCCTCCTCGGTAGCTGGTATTGATCCGGATGAGCCTTTTGATGTAACTCCGCTTACACATTCCATATTCCAATATTTCCTCCGCAATCCGATTAACCAGGATATGGGACGGAAATTCAAAATTGCGGTTTCTTCCAGTGAGAAAGACTCTGCGCTTGCGTTTATTCATGACGTCGGTCTTATCGCCAAAATGGGCGTAAACGCAGCTGGTGAAGCTGTAAAAGGATATAAAGTGCTGATTGGCGGCGGATTGGGCGCGCAGCCTTTTTCTGCTCAAACTGCATTCGAGTTCCTGGAAGAAAAAGATGTAATTCCTTTTATCGAGGCATTACTGCGTGTTTTTGATCGTTACGGAGAGCGTGTGCGCCGCCACAAGGCACGGATGAAGTTCCTTCTCAACGACCTGGGCCTGGAAGAAATGCTGGCACGGGTGGAAGAACAACGTGTGGCGCTCAAGAACAAAGTGTTTACAATTCCCGAAGACCTGTTTGGTACAGAAAAGGCCGAATCCATTAACTATGCGGCTCGCCCCTCTCTGACCGAAGCAGATATTCTGAAAATTGCAGCTGAAAGCATTGATGCTGACAAGCTCGGTATTTTTACTAAATGGCTGCGTACCAATACTTTTGAACAAAAACAAAAAGGCTGGTATGCGGTACAGCTGCGGGTTTTGCTTGGTGACATGCACTCGTCTACGGCACGCAGCCTCGCTGACGTTGTCCGCAAATATGCTGCCGACGACATCCGGGTTACGGTAAATCAGGGCTATATTCTCCGGTTTGTAAAAGGCGAAGACCTGGTGGCGATCTATCATGAGCTGGCAAAGCTGGGCCTGGCGGCTCCGGGCTTTGATAGTACCATGGATATCACTACCTGCCCCGGAACTGATACGTGCAACCTGGCAATTTCCAGCAGCTATGGCATTACGCGCGTTCTGGAAGATGTAATGCGTGATGAATATCCTGAAATGATTTATAACCAGGATATCAAAATCAAAATCAGTGGTTGTATGAACGGTTGCGGGCAACACAATGCGTGCAACATCGGTTTCCACGGAAGTTCGATCAAAAACGGCAAGCTGGTACTACCTGCTTTGCAGGTATTGCTCGGCGGTGGATTTTCAGGTGACGGCGTCGGTCTGATTGGTGATAAGGTAATCAAAGTTCCTACCAAGCGCGGACCAGAGGCACTCCGGATGTTATTCAATGACTTTGAAGCAAATGCATATGATGGCGAATACTATAACCAGTATTACCTGCGCCAGACTAAGAATTACTTTTTCCAACTACTGAAACCACTGGCAGACCTCACGACCTTGTCGGATGACGACTACCGGGATTGGGACCACGATGAGCTTTTCAAAACTGAGATCGGGGTTGGAGAATGCGCGAGTGTTCTGGTGGACCTGGTAGCTACCACGATCACCGAAGGTCAGGAAAAACTGAACCTTGCCAAAGAAAACTACGAGTCGGGCATTTGGGCCGACGCGATTTACCATGCATATAATGTGCTGATTACCGGTGCAAAAGGCCTTCTGATGACCAAAGATGTGAACCTCAACACACAGTATGGTATCGTGAATGACTTTGAAGCGAACTTTGGTCATGAGTTCAGGTACGAAACACCGGCAGCCTTCGACTTGCCTGAAAAAGCAGAAACACCTTTCAAGGCGCTGGCTTTCAGCATCAATAAATTTGAGCCTACTCAGGAGTTTGCTACGTACTTTATACAAACTGCCGGCAAATTCCTTGACTTTGTTCGCACTACCCGCGAAGCACAGCTTGTGGAAACCGGCGAACCTGCATTGCAGGAGCTAAGCTTTGGAAAAGACAGTTAA
- a CDS encoding sulfate adenylyltransferase subunit 1 produces the protein MDLLRFITAGSVDDGKSTLIGRLLFDTKNILADQMEAIERASKTRNAGEIDLALLTDGLRSEREQGITIDVAYKYFQTPNRKFISIDAPGHIQYTRNMVTGASNADLAIILVDARHGVVEQTRRHSLIASMLGIPHVIVAINKMDLIGYSEDAFLEIAKTYQDLATKLAIKDLTIIPVSALNGDNIVDRSEGMSWYTGETLLSVLENVNVLKDQNLEDGRFAVQYVIRPQTDDLHDYRGYAGRVQSGSFKKGDLIKVLPSERESKIAKIEFGGNEIEEASVLDSVTILLEDNIDISRGDTIVSINNSPIVSQDIEALVCWMDDRKPLKAGNKYIIQHGTARSRCSIRDIEYQIDINSYEKQDEVDSLKLNDVARIAIRTAQPIAYDPYQINRANGAAILIDETSNVTVGACMIG, from the coding sequence GTGGACTTACTAAGATTTATAACCGCAGGCTCCGTAGATGATGGTAAAAGTACCCTCATCGGGCGTCTGCTTTTTGACACAAAAAACATACTGGCTGACCAGATGGAAGCCATTGAGCGGGCCAGCAAAACACGCAATGCAGGCGAAATTGACCTCGCACTGCTGACAGATGGATTGCGTTCCGAGCGCGAGCAGGGTATTACCATCGATGTTGCCTACAAATATTTCCAGACTCCCAACAGGAAGTTTATCAGTATTGATGCGCCCGGCCATATCCAGTACACGCGCAACATGGTGACAGGTGCTTCCAATGCCGACCTGGCGATCATTCTCGTGGATGCCCGTCACGGCGTTGTGGAACAAACCCGCCGGCACTCGCTGATCGCTTCCATGCTCGGCATTCCGCACGTGATTGTGGCCATCAATAAAATGGACCTGATCGGGTACTCTGAAGATGCCTTTCTTGAAATTGCGAAAACTTACCAGGACCTGGCAACCAAACTGGCTATCAAAGACCTGACGATCATACCGGTAAGTGCATTGAATGGGGACAATATCGTAGATCGGTCTGAGGGAATGAGCTGGTATACAGGAGAAACATTGCTTTCTGTTTTGGAAAACGTAAATGTGCTCAAAGACCAGAACCTGGAAGACGGGCGTTTTGCGGTACAATACGTGATCCGGCCGCAGACAGACGACCTGCACGATTACCGCGGCTATGCCGGCCGGGTACAGAGCGGCTCATTCAAAAAAGGTGACCTGATCAAGGTACTTCCCTCAGAAAGAGAATCGAAGATTGCCAAAATCGAGTTTGGCGGAAACGAAATAGAGGAGGCGTCTGTTCTGGATTCAGTGACTATTCTTCTTGAAGATAACATTGATATCAGTCGCGGGGATACCATCGTGTCGATCAACAACTCCCCTATCGTAAGCCAGGATATTGAGGCGCTCGTGTGCTGGATGGATGATCGGAAACCATTAAAAGCAGGTAATAAATATATTATCCAGCATGGTACCGCAAGGTCACGTTGTTCAATCCGCGATATTGAGTACCAGATCGATATCAATTCTTACGAGAAGCAAGATGAAGTGGACAGCCTCAAACTGAATGATGTAGCCAGGATTGCCATCCGTACTGCCCAGCCGATCGCTTATGATCCGTATCAGATAAACCGGGCAAATGGTGCGGCTATCCTGATTGATGAAACATCAAACGTGACCGTAGGAGCCTGCATGATCGGGTAA